AACCTCTTATTGTAGTGAACCGTGGAGAAAGACATTTTGTATATCAATTTGGCGAAGACACCAACCTCTAGAAATCGCAATAGAGAGAACAAGTCATACAGTTGCAGGTTTAATGACAGGGCTGTAAGTTTCATGGAAATCAATACCATGTTGTTGATGATAGCCCTTGGCCACCAGTCGTGCCTTATAGCGCTGAACAACTCCACCGGCATGTTGTTTGATCTTAAAGATCCATCTGCAGCCCACGACATTAGCATGCGGATTAGGAGGAACTAAGTCccaagtttgatttttaagtaaagcATCAAACTCCAGTTTCATTGCATTACGCCAATGACTGTGTTTTGAGGCTTTAGTGTAGTAAGAAGGCTCACTGTTATCTTCTGCAATGGCAGCAAGTAGAGCTCTGGGAAGAGGGTGCACGATACTGCCATCTGGTACATGCTTAGGCTTACGAATATTATTCTTGGATCTAGTAGTCATGGCATGCGTATTAGTAGAGTTTGGTTGGACTGCACTGGTAGTCTTGTGGTGTATTGGCTGACATGCATTCTAAGGAGGAAGTGGCCTGGAGGAAGGAGCCTCATCATATGGATGATTGGATGTTGATGGCGCTGAACAAATTGTTGGAGGCTGCGATGATGTTTGCAAGGTACCTGTAGATGGCAACTGTATTGGACCGAGCAACTGTATTGGACTTGGGTGTGGACTTGATTGTAGGTGGCTGTGTATACGGGAAGGATTTTTCATCAAAAATTATGTGACGAGAGACATATATTTTTCCACTTGCGAGATCAAGACACTTGTAACCATGATGGTTGAGACTGTAACCTATGAAAATACACGTTTTTTTAGTAGAAATCAATTTTGTGTTTATTAAATGGACGTAGGTAAGGCCAACATGCACATCCAAAAACTTTAAGAAAATGATAGTCAGGTTTAGAGTGATAAACCATTTGGTAAGGTGATTTATTTTGTAAGATGGGAGTAGGGAGTcgatttatcaaataaacggctGTAACAAAGGTATCTTCCCAAAATTGTTGGGGTAGATGTGAATGGGAAAGAAGTGATAAACCAACCTCAACAATTTATTTATGACGCCGTTCAATGGCACCCATTTGTTGATGAGTATGGGGACAGGCTATTCGGTGTTGAATACCAGTATTTTTGAAATGATTGGTTAATTTAAGAAACTCACCGCCCCAATCGGATTGAAACATTTTAATTTTGCACTCAAAAAGGCGTTCAACATAGGAttgaaactaaataaaaatagactCGACATCAGATTTTTAATTTAAGGGGAAAAAGCCACAAAAATTTTGTACAATCATCTAAAAATGAGACATAATAGCGGCAACCAGAATTTGAAAGAACAGATGCTGGCCCCCATATATCACTATAAACCAAATCAAGAGGAAACTTGGATGGATGATGATGTGATCGAAAGGGTAGCGAGCAGCTCTTGGCATGTTGGCAATCTGAGCACATCAAAGAGTCTTTATTGGAAAGAGGAAGAGTGAAATCTGACACGGCTTGGTTGACGACAGGAGTAGAAACATGACTAAGACATTGATGCCATAACTAGTAGGAAGCACAAATGGCAGAAAATAGCGAGGGTGAAGAGAGGCTGCAAAGcgagagaaaaaatagagtcCGTCTCTAAACAACCCTCGATGAAGGAGTCTCCCCAAGTAATCCTTAACATCAAAAAAATCATGGTGaaagataaaataaacattattgtcTTTGCAGAATTGTTGGATtgaaactagattttttttaatgtcaggAACAAGTAAAACTTGATTTAAAATGAATGGTTTAGCAGAAGTAGAAATAAAGAGGAACCGATTTTGGAAATTTGCAAACTTGCACGATTGCTTACATGAATTTGATCAAGACCATCATAATCTTTACTTCGTAGATTGAGATTGGCTATGTTGTTGGTGAGATGATGGGTGGTGCTAGTGTTAGGGTGCCAATCAGGTTCGACCTGTGAAGAGCTTAAGGCTACCAAGGCTAGTGCATTGCGCTGATCAGAATTTGTAGCATATGTTATGTCAAACCTATGAAAACATTTTTTCGTGGTGTGGTCGAACTTACCACAGACTTGACAGATAATAGCATTACGGGTGGATTGGCTATAACCAGAAGGAGGAAATTGTTGAGAACTCCCACGAAAACCACACCACTGCCTCAATATCCACCACGACCACATGAATAATTTTGGGAATTCTGTCGTGTAGCAACATTGACAGATGCAGGTGGTAGCGGTTGAGTATTAAGAGACAAGCGGGATTCTTTAGTGAGGAGAAGAGAGTAAAACTCCTCCAAGGTAACAGGATCCTTGCGAGCAGAGATAGTAGTCACAAAAGGGTCATAGTCATGTCCAAGACTGGAAAGAAGGTACGTGACGAACTCATCACATGTAAGTGAGTGCCCAGCAATGGCAAGTTCATAAGTGGCACATTTAATCTGCCTAAAATAGTCAGTAGTAGAAAGAGCACCTTTGCGGGCATTGGCAAGATCCGTGCATAACTGAATTATGCGGGCCCGTGATTGAGAGGAGAAGGATGTTTCAAGTGCTTGCCAGACACTAGCAGAGGTTGTGTTAGAGACAACCTGAACCAAGATGGTTTCAATAATGGTAAAGAAGAGAACAGCGAGAATAATAGCATCTTGCCGAAGCCAATTTTCATAGACAGGGTTTGGTACAAGAGAAATTTCATTAGAGTCAGGGTTGGTGAAATCAATGTATTTAGAAGGGGTGCGGATGGAGCCATCAATATACCCGAAGAGACCTTGGCCACGGAAGAAAGGGATAAGTTGAGCTTTCCAGACATGATAGTTATCACAGGACAACTTAGTGACATTAATAGTTGGTGGAGTGACAAGAGGGGAAATAACAGAGAAAGAGGGGTCTGACATAGTTGAGGAAGGAGAGGACATGGAGATACGTAGGTCAAGTGGCTAAAGCTGATACCATGTAGAATAACAAGATAGAGGTAATACTAAAGTATTTTTCACTATATCATAAACATGTACATGGATGAGTTTATATACAATACTGGTGAAAAACAGAAAGCCTAAATTACTGTTGTCATTAGGCTATTGTCaagtattcaaaattcaaatactTGATTTACACAAGATGGCTATAATacttaaaattcaaatatttgattACAGGATCACCATATCCTACTCCTACGTAATAGGAACAACTTCAACAAGTCTTGAGTCAACATCCTTGGAGTCTGGTAAGAGTTGTTCTTCAATATGGCACCCTTAAagaaaatctcaattttatatAACTTTACGCTATTTGCAATAAATGGTAAAATAGTTATAAGAAAAATCTAAGCTTATTATTATTCCTTCTATTTTAGTAgtgtaataaatattttaatgataaattgataaaatttatttacaagataatttttttttttcattctcaatcttgTTATAGTAACTATTAGGTATTTTCAGAATACATGTGTGGTACTTTCATCATATCATAAGATGTCGTGTCAATTAAAATGAtgcttatttaataaattttaattatatggcATATTGTGATAGGATGAGAGTATCATATTAGATCTATAATTATCATTAAGAATGACTTTTAAAAATCACTTAAAATCCATTAGATCTATAATTATGATTAAGAATGACATTTAAAAGATGTGATATTATTATTCTAATGATAAATGTTCAGAAGTTCCTCTActcaatcattttctttcttcttgttgATGGATATCTTGTTCGTACACACATTCTCTTTGTTTCTTGAACCTATAGTAAGTTACACATAGtttgaaaatgtcaaatctttgatgattccattatatatgattgagttgtgaaaacttatagatAGGTATCCTACATCTGGACTAAATTCCTTATAGTTAAAGAATATATTTCTAGTTACTCTGGGACAAGTAGGagattctataaaagaaatacgAGATTATGCTTTTGATGACAACATGCTTTGGGGTGGTAGTCTCACTTATGGGGTCAAATCAATACGTCTTAAAAAGAAACATTTTAATATCAATCTCCTGAGTAGCATAGCAAGTCCCATCAATCAAGtcattttttcaagaaatacgAGAATCTAGGGTTCAACTTTTATCATTGATACTACTAAGAAGAACTTAAccattatgaaaagaaaaagtttagTTTAGAGGGAGAAGAAGAGGCAAAAATCAGAACAAAAATATCATTTGATTCGCAAATccccaaaaaagaaataagttcCATTGCTGAGTGATAAATGGAAAATTCATGGAAAGTGACAATATCCACTTGTAATAGTGCACCTACATGTCTTCATCGACATTATTTTTCAATCGAAAGGCGGGCCATCCGGATGCATACTAAAATGGTTCATCCATGTTTGTTGCTCAGAGCAACAAGATCAAGTTGATTATAGAGGGCCCCTTTTAccattatgtatatataggctATTCCACTAGTATCGATAGGATACAAGGGTGCTGAAGGGATTTTAAAAGATACTTGTCACTATTTTTACCCCCTTGGAATTGAATTGAGCAAGTTGTTGTTGTATTTCACTGCAAATATTTGACACTAAACTAGGCAATGGCAATTGGAGAGGATCTTATTCCTTCGATCTCATGGGAGACTAGGTggtttagaatatatatatatatatatattagtggtTAAGAAATAAAGCCAACATTTATTATgggaaattaattagaatatattaataaagttaGCACCGAAACCCCTCCAATGTGCTCAAGAAACCAAGTAAAACTAGCCAATCTGCCTCTACCTAGGCCTGTGCAAGAAGTCCGATGCGCCGATCAACTCGTGCGACCTGATTAGACCCAACCTAAAAAAGTCGAATTGACCTCAAAAGTCAGTTTCAACTCTATCAGATCCAATGAATGTTTGGTCGTCACTTGAACCTGACTATCAAAAGCCGGTTTCTCTATCTTTTCATTCCCGAtacaattttctctctctctagttgAAATCATAAACCATGCTTATGAGGAGCTCCTCCACACCAATCTTGACCTCATGGGTAACCCACCCCAAGGATTCATCCCCCAAGGCCAATGCACTTCCAAGGACTAGATTAGTTTCTTTCTCAACATCGTTTCATTGTTCTCCCATTGAAGACTCAACGAAGAAGGTAACCCAAATCTTGAATGAAACGGACTTTCAAGCCccaacaaaacccaaaaaagaagAATTATGCATCTCACTCCCCTGAAAAACAACACAAAATCACAATCAAGGGCGAAGAAAAAGACCAAGAGCTAAAATGCAGTTCTTTACCCTCATTATCTTCAATTCACAagctctttttcatttcttttttggatCTTCTCTTGAGATCGAGAATATGATATTATTGTTTTCATCAAATCCTAAGATAAATGATAGAAATATTACGTAAATCGATGTGTAGAAagtaaattctttttctttttttttttttttggttgtaaaGGTTTGGTCATACGGCGTCGAcccaatttcattttgtttagaTCAGGTTGATTCGATCTGGTGCCTTGAATGTGTGTGTGCAGGTCAAGCACCCCAGTTGTGCCAGGCTGCGTTTCAGGCCTACCTCTACCTAGGTTACAATgacaaagaaaagaacaaaatattgcaaaaccaTAACTGTGGAACGCCTATGTTTATTGTACTAAAATACAAAGACCTttatcaccaaaaaaaaaaaaaattacaaagaccttccatttgatgagatttccgaTGATCAAGTTCGGATGTAGACCAAATCTATTACACGAATTACAAGCAACGAAGACTTCTCTCCCTTAAAAACATTGGGAAGGAAATACAAGTTTTCATCTGAATACCAGCCGTATGAGGATACAAAGAACATCGAGCTTTTATCGAACAGAAACTCCAAGTTATGAATAAAATCCATAGGGGAGAGAAGGCAACCTAGCAAAAGTTCCAAAATATATTACCATCTTTTTCTGGTTTTCAGAGTTAGAACTTAGACACATCCAAAGAACTGTTCCAAGGATGGGGTGCTGAATACATTTGGAGCAGTCCGTTCGGGTCTGTTAGGAGATATGTGAAGTTGATATTTGATGAATCTCTGTAACAGAGACAATAAAATTTAGAAGAGACATTTTGATGGCTAGGTATATTGACACCAAAACATTATGAACATGAGTGCAGATCAACAACTATAAAATGATGACTAGTGGAGATAACGTACAGATAACTGAGAGATGATTTCAGGATTTGAGTCAATATGCCAGTCGGGTTCCAATTGCCGTACAAAAGACGATCGACCAATCTCTGTACTACAGAAAAGAACCTGCTATGCATTTCACATGAATCACGACATTAGAAGAAATATGAAACATAATAACAATAAgaagaattttttctttttaagtacaagtaaaaataagaagaaacatGTAATCTGAAATGGTGAATGCTAATCAGAAAGCATAATTTCTTCATTTATATCCAGAGTTCTTTCGTCGatcagaaaagggaaaaaaattccAGAGTCCCCTAGTGGCTATGGATCTCGAATTTTGTTCCTAACTTCCTACAACCAGAACAAGGATACATCATTGCCGCATCTAGTCTCTTGTTGGCAATCTTAGCCAATATAATTGACAAGCCAAATCGTAAGATCATGTAGCAGAGTTCTAATCTTTCTAGACAAGATTATGCCCATATTTAGGCTCACTGTTGTTTTTCTACAGTAATACTCCCAGTTGATCACGCCAAGGGTTTTCTCACCAAGTATAATCAATCTCAATCGAAACCAATCAGCAGCCCTGGAGTATCAGGTCTCCTTCTCATAATTTTCCTAGATTCTGATTTCAGCCAaggtcattcaaaataaaataaatgagccAAACTTGTCCAGTGAGAGACAGTTCGTTATTCTTTTTGTAAGGTGTGTCCCACTACTTCACAGAAGGCTGAAGACATTCTTGTTATCAAGGTAGACAGATTGGGCACGTACATTGGTACATAGATACATGGTGTGTAGTTAGCATGGACATACGCACGGATAGTAAATGCATACCCAGGAAGTCCACAGCACTAAACTAAGATTGTCAATAGATAATGGTCACATTAATGTCAAGAAAAACCACATTTATTTACCTTGTCTTTGACCAAACCACCAGATGTGAAAATCCCAgcatcttctaaagccagaaGAACCTTTCTCTGTAGACAAAAGTTCATAGCACAAATGACAACGGAATTATTTAATGTCTAAATCATAAACTATAATATAGATGCAAGAAAACACTGGAATAGAGCAGTCGGCAGAATGAACTTTATTTTAAGCCACTAAAAGTTAACTGCAACTAGCATAACAGAACCCCAACCATGCTGATACTAGAATATCAGTTTTAGAGACTTTAACGCAAAACATTAACCAATTATTAgatcttacattattttttataagaaaacaaTTAGGTCTTAGATTCTTGTATGTCAACATGACCATACTTGTATCCGTAGATGGGACAAATTTGCAGACCAAAAGTCAGCCTAGGTGATAaagaaagagtaatgctaggtaCAAGCTCCATACAGACAAGCCCTTCGTAAAAAAAAAGTGGGTCcactaataaataatagttttttttacacttttttaaggTGGGGTCCACTTTTTTACAAGGGCTTGCATGGGGCTAATCTATTTGGggcttgtacaaatcatttctcgaTAAGATAAAGAATATGGCAATATAACACTGTAGAATCCTTGAAATATAAACAtacaacatgaac
This is a stretch of genomic DNA from Carya illinoinensis cultivar Pawnee chromosome 3, C.illinoinensisPawnee_v1, whole genome shotgun sequence. It encodes these proteins:
- the LOC122304626 gene encoding uncharacterized mitochondrial protein AtMg00820-like, producing MTTRSKNNIRKPKHVPDGSIVHPLPRALLAAIAEDNSEPSYYTKASKHSHWRNAMKLEFDALLKNQTWDLVPPNPHANVVGCRWIFKIKQHAGGVVQRYKARLVAKGYHQQHGIDFHETYSPVIKPATV